The window GGCGCAGCACCGTGGTGATCCGGGCGTCCAGGTGCGCGCCGGTGAACGGCTTGACCATGTAGTCGTCGGCCCCGGCCCGCAGCAGCCGGACGATCGCCTGCTCGTCGTCGCGGGCGGTGGCGATGATGATCGGCACGTCGGTGATGCCGCGCAGCATCCGCAACGCGTCCGACCCGTCCAGGTCCGGCAGACCCAGGTCGAGAACCACCAGGTCGGGGGTTTCCGCGGCGACCCGGCGTAACGCGTCCAGGGCGGTGCCGACCGCATGGACCGCGTGCCCGCGGTCGGCCAGCGAGCGCAACATGGCGCCGCGCACAACGTGGTCGTCTTCGACCAGGAGCACCGTAGCCACCTCACGACCGTACTGCCCCTGGCAAGTCGGTGGTGCCCGCGCCGGCCGCGCACGGTGGCGCAGCCCGACGTACGCCGCGGTCCCGTCGACGGCGGTCGGTGCGACCCACGCCGGCCGCGACGGCTCAGGGCAGCCGCAACACCCAGCGGTACGCCTGCACCAGCCCGGTGTCGAAGCCGGCCGCCGACCCCCACAGGAAGATCCGGAACCGCCGGTACATCGGCTCCCCCCAGCGCTGCACCACCTCGTCCCGGGCGGCGTCCAGCCGCCGGGCCCATTCCCGGCAGGTCAGGTAGTAGTTGTGCCGGTCGTCGGCGATGCTGCACAGCTCGAACGGGGAGCGGGCGACGTGCCGCAGATACTGG is drawn from Micromonospora sp. Llam0 and contains these coding sequences:
- a CDS encoding response regulator transcription factor, translated to MATVLLVEDDHVVRGAMLRSLADRGHAVHAVGTALDALRRVAAETPDLVVLDLGLPDLDGSDALRMLRGITDVPIIIATARDDEQAIVRLLRAGADDYMVKPFTGAHLDARITTVLRRAGRASRSVPPAVHQVGGLRVDVGERSATLDGEALALTRKEFDLLAYLAARPGRVVSRRELLEEVWRQPSVGEDQTIDVHLYWLRRKMGESAAKPRYLRTVRGVGFRLVVPD